ACCACTTCATGGCGCGCACCAAACAGTACTCCGACTGGGTTTGTGGGTCAATCGTATTACTGAATTAGACCTTTTAGATCGTGGATAGCGGACACACTGCCGCctactattatttattcagaaTATATGATAGCAAATACTTCCATATGACTTGCAAATAAAATCTATCACCAGGCGACAATGGAGGAGCCGGTGGTTATCTGGCTATCCGGGCTACATATCCCCGAATCGTACCTGATCGCGCACATCCAGGCAGCGTGTCGCGCTAGCGCACGCGCTCTCGACCGCGCCTCGCAGTACACGCGCGTTACCGTGCACACCACGCCCGACGACATCGAGGAACGCCCACAAACTGTGAGCTCGATATTTGTTAAGCTTTAAGAACgttaatcaattaaattcaatttgaaattcattatttttttatctgttttcaCTTATGCATTGTATTGCCGGTCTTCTCTTGCTATTTACAGTATACCTATGCTTTAATATAATGTTGATCAGTAATAGATACTCTAAGTTTGAGAGAAATAATGTTAGGTTAAACACTATGGGAATTATTCATTATTAGAAAAtagattatattcaatataacaaatattatatggttataaaataaagttcgtTCATAGTGTGAATAAGTTGAAATGGTGTGAGTATGctgaaaattaacttaaaaatctaTTCATGCCAAGAATGTATAACATTGCAGGGCTGCTATGTTCGTGGGTTATACTTGGAGGGTGCTCGTTGGGACTTGGAAGACGGTTGCTTGAGAAGATCACATCCCAAAGTGCTGATCACTGAGTTGCCCATCATGTACATCATACCTATTGAGGCTCACAAGCTTAAACTACaggttttattacttttttttctgttagtAATACCTATGTCAAAACATTaaaagtactattttttttgtgGTTTCATCCTAATAGACTCTATGCCGTATAACCTTGTAACAACTTCACACGTAAATATTggatagttaaatataaacaacgCAAAAGACATATGgtgacaataattaattttccatAAGTTATAACATTTCCTACCTTTTATCCTTTAAAATATTCCAACAATTCTTGTATTCACTAAAAGTAAGTGGAGAGGAAAAAAGGAGTacctattaataatttagtgaCTAAATTTACTTAAGTGATAGTCTTGTGCTAGGAGTGGGTGGACAATTATAGTCTAAGGAGTCAGGATCGAATCAGCGACGTTTAAATTTGGCTGGCATCGAGCCGTAAAGCGATGTGAATTGAAGCCGTCTACAAGTTTGATTTTAATTTGGCTAAGTAGGAAGAACAATTCCATAATTaacaattactttataattaactatttttattcaattaagatGTACATACAGTATCCAGTACCTacatcttaattaaataaaaattgtcctgtatttttcaattatttcaaattataaggAAGagaaaaattcttaaaaataaatagtttatataattatattaaaatatttgaatttgtcaGAACACATTACGAACTCCAGTCTACACGACGTCGTCACGCCGTGACGCCATGGGAGTGGGTCTTGTATTCGAATCTGATCTCTGGACCACGGAGCACTGCAGCCACTGGATCTTACAAGGAGTCTGCCTAGTTATGAACACTGATTGAAAAATCTACAGCAATCATATCGAGATACCAAAATTATACCTATAACCTCTTTGTGTAGTATCAAAAATCAAATGACTACTTGATTAAAAGTAATTGCATGATTTGTGAAATGACATTATGAGAGAAACCGTGGATCCTTTGGTCTATAACTAAGGTCAATCGTGTGGATATTCATTGAAACCCCACCTACTCTAtgcttttatctttataattgtatacataCAATACCAATTATATACCCatattaaagtatttctttaaaTGGTTCTGGTATTCAAAGTTATTTGGTTCTGGTTGATTGGGAAACGAAGTGAATTTAGCAACAACAACcaattaatcttatattataatgtgtgtTACTTTAATTCGTAACTTTGAACAGATACATGCTTTCTAAAcatgtgaaattaaatattggtTTGTAACAAATTGACGTcctttatttacaaatacaattattttaataagaactaagactttaataattttattttattattataaattaataaataagttgttagaatttaatttatattagaatgaataattatttttactttttagttatTGAAAGAATAAAGACTGTCTTTTACATGTATTGTGGTTTTCTTTTTTGCTCTATTTTACTAGATTAAGTCTCCTTTGGAATaaagaaattgaattgaaaagaaTTGGAATAAGCATttggttaatattataatattaaatataatttaaaaaaaaaccttacgaaatatatatatatattattaattattattacataatagtaGCAAATTGTTCGGTCTATAAGGTTTATATCTTTTTACATTTAGCGTATGCTTGTGGCAAACATAAGTTATAAAATGACATACTCAGAAATTCTTTTATTGGTTGCCATTTTACCCAGCCCTTGTTTTGTAAGAAATCATTTGACGGCTCCTTACCCACATAATGTGGATCctgaaatagaataaatataaaacaaaaaataatacaataaaacagtTAATTCAGAggaaattgcaatattttacacctttttttaatactgcAAAATCATTTATCTTCATTATGTAATTACCATATCCGATACAGACTGGCTTAAAGAATTACCACTAATAAAGTTTGTTAGttcataacttttaataaaagaaaaatgcaatttagataaataatgtaTCAGTAATACGAACTTACCACAACTAATAAGCTAGAATCAACACCATTTACGTGCACACCCATTATGCCCTTTGAAGAACAGTCAACATCACCTCCCATCATAATGGGGCTACCAAATTTTTCAAAATGGTTTTTCAAATtgtcaattatattttctagaTTATCACCCTTATTGACATGAAGTATTTTGCTCGGCAcatcaaataatttatctattacaaggcaaacctttaataaaaaaacatgcattaatcatttatgtatttaagcAGTTTAGAGAACACAcacgatttataaatatacctcAAAACTGCCAATCCATTGCCTGGAATTTAAAAAAGACTGTGGTTTATCTTGCATTTCAACTAAAATATTCTGAACATTTTTAATGCTCGGCACTTCgacagaattattaaaattaagtttcatCCAGGAACATATGGTTTGTAATGTTCGATATCCACATCCCCAGCcctggaaaaataataaaattatcttattagTTAGGCCATTAAAAAGTATCACAGgtttaaaacattgtttataaagaaattatatgtGATACCTAATAATTACTTACCCTGTCGTCGAAACCATCACATAAATAgtgataatattcataattcccgcaaactaaataacaatttttagaaAAATTTAGGTGAAGACCTTCGTGAACATTTGTTGCAAGTTGAGTTGACATTTCGAGTTTTTCTCAAGTATTACCGCAGTGACTGTCAGAAACCTCACATCATACAGCCAACTTATGAGAAAGGcaacttaacattttttacgTAAACAGGGTAAGTTATCCAACTATAGGCACATTAATGcaatttagataaatttaattatttttaaaaaattgtgttttattttgtagcctagtttctttttttttttctaaaacagtTCCCGAATAAACCAGTATGTATTAATTACctctcaataatataaaaaagaactaaATAAAAGTTCTTTTTACTTGTAGAATTATTGTTACTTGTACAAAAATTGAAtgttgtttatattgtaatacatgTAAGCCACCTATAagttatgtatatgtgtataaacGGTAAAATGCAACTATTAAGTCATTTCATcccaataattatttcatataattacttattattataaaccatttcatataaataatatttaggtaaataaacagaaaaaaattagTTACATTATTTTCTCTCTCTTTacactgtataatattttttatttgattttactcTTTCCTTCGATTAAGATCTATCTTTTCTACCCACTGAGCTATCAGGATCTGAgataacatattatgttatcTGAATAATATTCCTACGAAAACAGTATATCGGAAtactgaataaattatatatttgtgtaatatatacatactattaGTATAACCAACCGTTTTATAATAAGagcctgggacattattcacacacggccatttgatcccagtcccaggatattattattattattattttgtatctttttttatatctcccTTTTAACAGGAGTAACTTAACTATCACGCGGGCCATGACCAAGCGTGAtaggtttgttaaatattaaattgacaatggTGATGTGAGGAACTTTTGTGTAAGACGTGTGGTGTTCAGTATGACTGCTTGTTGTAAAAGTGCGAGAGTGGACTTGGACATTTGGAGAATATTGAGATTAGTCTTGAGTGATTTTGGGATAACGCCTGTACTGGAGAGAATGATTGGTAAAATTTTCACTGTGTTTATCGaccattgttttttattttcattagccaattctacgtattttattactaatagtatgtatatattacatatacatactatttatgtattttattactttttcattgtGTGTACTGAGTAGGTTGTGTGTGTTACATACTGCCATATCgactatataaactattttgttgtttttgtctACCACTGTTATATCcggtctattataatatatggttTGGTCGGTGATGATCGTTCAATCCcagtagattttataataattattttttagaactTTACAGGGTTGGTATTTATAGTAAGCTACtttatttgttatgaatttatattgatgGGCTAAGTTTTGGTGAATTATTGCTGCTACTTGGTCATGTCTGTGCTTATAATCAGTTTGGACGATTGACTTGCGAGCACCGGTTATGTGTTTAATCGTTTCTGAACTGCTTTGGCAACGTCTACATAAATCAGTCAGTAAATTAGCTGTGCGAGTAATATGTTTCTGATAGTTTCGGGTGTCTATTACTTGATCTTGTATGGCTATCATAAAAGCCTCTGTCTCGGGGAATAACTCACCACGCCGCAGCCACTCGTTCGACGCTTCCATGTTGACATGTGCTTGGCTCAAGTCGGCTCGATGTCTTCCATGCAATGACTTTTGTGACCACATActaattttttgttctttattaattatttgttcacttgattgtttatttctattatgtaGGTTAAGTGGAGTGAATTTTTTATCAGTTTCTGTTATGTATTTATGGACAGGAGTACTTTCTGCCTTATCATGAAAGTACTTTCTCAGCTTAGCTATGAGACTATTGTGcaaattatgtatatcaatGAAACCTCTTCCTCCTTCACCCCGTGGTAGTGTGAGTTTCTGTATACAACTTTTGGGGTGATGTTTCCTGTGTGTGGTCAtatgtgtgtttattattcgCTGTAGTTTTTGTAAATCAGTTTTAGACCAATTTATAATTCCAAAGGAATATGTGATTAATGGTATTGCATAGGTATTAATTGCTTTTGTGCTGTTGCgtgaatttaaatgtttttttaatatttgattttaaacttttgtatcaattcgttttttatttgtttgtgttttatttggttAGACTGGTGAAATCCTAAATACTTATAAGTGCTCATTTCATCCATTGCTTCTATTTGTTCTCCCGTTtctaacatatatgtatttgttccCGTTTTCCCCCTATTTATTGAAtgcattttacatttatcaacCCCAAAGTGCATTTGTATGTCCGTAGAAAAAGATTGTGTGACGCCTGTTAGTTTTATAAGTTCGGCTTTAGTAGTTCCATAGATCTTtgtatcgtccatgtacattaAATGGGAAATAAGACAGTGTGTGCCattatgttttagtttgaaaccagcattagtattattaagtaaattggaAAGGGGGTTGAGTGCCATACAAAACCATAACGGACTAAGTGCATCTCCTTGAAATATTCCtctttgtattttaatcggATCAGTAGTAACTGATGCGTTATTCTGATAAACTTTAAGTGTGGTTTGCCACTGAGGCATTatacaactaaaaaaaattataagtaccGGGTCGATCTTATAAAGTTGAAGTACACGTAGAAGCCAACTGTAAGGTACCGAATCTAATGCCTTCTTATAATCGACATACATTGTGTAGATATTTCGTTTGCTGGTCAGTGCCTGTTTCATTACTATTGTATCTATAACCAATTGTTCTTTACATCCGTGACTATTTTTCCTGCAACCTTTTTGTTGTTttgctaaaattttatatgcttctAAGTGCTGATAAATGATTTCGCTAATACATcctgtcattattttatatattgtttgtaaacaTGTGATTGGTCTATAATTTGCAGGATTTTTAAGATCTAATTCTTTAGGGAGCATGTAGGTATCCAGTTGTTAAAAACTTTGGTATGGTTTCTGGTGATTTGATGAATTGACATATGTGATTATGAATGTATGGATGGATGCAAGTGAGTTTCTTAAGCCAAAAATTATGAATGTTATCAGTACCAGGAGCTTTCCAGTTATTTGTGCGTTTGATAGTCTGAGTGAACATTTCTATTGGTATgtctttaaaattcatttgctCTATATGCGTATTATCTCCGATGTTCTGAAGCCAGTTGGCATTTGCATTATGTTGGACTGGATTTGACCAAATACCCGTTCAAAATTCGTGAAGTTTTTGTGGTGTGGTGTATTCAGTATTTTGAGTTAAAGTGTTCTGATTATGTGTTCCTAAATTTCTGTATAATGTTCtttcattatttgtaaatgtcaaattttgttgttttctgtCTACATGTTAAGTATCGTTTAAGCCTTTTAGATGcggcatttaatttttattttaatgtgtcaaGAAAATGTTCTAATTCAATATTTGGTTCCTCGTATTGACTGTAGgttttatactttactttaatatctTCCACGGTTTTGATTACTCTCTGGTTTCTATTACCTGCAATATATTGGGTTAATCTTCCAATTTCTAGTCTATACTTTTCAATTCTTCTCTGCCATGTCGGTtttttaaggtatttattttgtactgtaTCATTGCTTACTCTAAAAATTGTGCCATTTCAGACAGCTGCTGTATAAGCTGCTCAGTAAATTAGTGcatgtaaatgtttaaaatctatgttgttatttaaatgtttcgggAGGATTTCATTACTCaatgttcgtgtaatattagcAAATTTACGAGTAGTTTTTTGTTTTGGAATATATAGTCTTTCTTCTGGCTGCATATCTTTAAACCTATTTATTGCGTTATTAAACTCTATTTCGATAAAGCTGGgtgttaatttactattttctaACAAAAACTATCATTTTCGTTTTCAGTCAAAGATATAACGTTACCTAAAGTGTTTTGGGGCTGGCTGTGATTTGAGTCTGTTGAAGCTATATCTGATTCTATGGGTATGTTGTGTTCAGATTGATTTATTGcattttgtagttttttgtttatttctatcttatctttatttacaaaattattgaaaaatataactcttCGCTGATCTGCAATTCTTTGTTCTGAAAGATGTGAAAGGTGTGGATGTTTGTCTACAACGAGCTCAAATAACTTTTTCcgataatctatttaatttgtttttatgtttgttgATTCAAAATAACATCGGACTATATCTTCATTAATTACATTGGACCATTTCATTCGTTTATTACTGTTTGAGTTTATCTGTGAGGCTAGGTGTTCGGACTGGGAAGATTGTCTGAGTGGAAAATCTACTTTTTCTCCCTCTGTCTGTATTTTATTTGCCACTTCATTTCTTATCTCATTTAAAACGTTCTGTGGTAGTAATTTGCGCCTGAGAATAGCACAGCAGAATAACATATCGTTGATCTCCTAAACGTTGTCGCGATACTTGCATATTGGGGAATTTCTGATTAAACTGCTCGTGCAatagttgtaaataattattcatttgtgTTGTTTCGCATTTAGTAATTAGTAAAGATGTGTGGCATATAAAGCGGTTCATATCCTGAGACCATTTATTTCGCACACGGTAAGTACCAGCACTGAGCGCAGCATTGATGGCACATGCCTCCTGCGCAACAGCTGTTGGCATTGAAATATGGGATGAACATCGTGATGTTGGTGAAGAGCTGGGTGACTCGAAAAAAGTTGCAGTTGAAGAAGGTGATGGAAAGTTTGAAAAGAagtaaattactggtggtagggctttgtgcaagctcgtctgggtaggtaccacccactcatcagatattctaccgcaaaacagcaatacttgatattgttgtgttccggtttgaagggtgagtgagccagtgtaattacaggcacaagggacataaaatcttagttcccaaggttggtggcgcattggatatgtaagcgatggttgacatttcttacaatgctaatgtctaagagcgttggtgaccacttaccatcaggtggcccatatgctcgtccgccttcctattctataaaaaaaaaaaaaatgatttgaaaGGGAAGTAGATGAAGGTGAGGGTGATTGGTCGGCTGTAAAATATTCTTCGAGGGGAATCCTCCTGTTCAGTCCCCCATCGCCAACGGATCGCATGCTGTGACATCCAGCGTCGGCTCCAGATACGCCCCGGCGACCCCCGGGCAGTGACCGTaaactatatcttttattaCTGCGTTCCATGTTAATCTCCAATGACAAGATTGGGTCGGGTTTGGGATCGTTAGTTTGGGTAGGTGTTTGCCAAGATGGATATGGCTATGTGAAAATGTGTATTGGTCAAGACGATAGGACCACAAGAACCAGTACCAGCTACCCGTAAGCCCCCCCACCACGGCAAGGTGATCCCCgggggttattattattattaatattattttatttaaaattttatgattaaactATATGATGGATCATCATCAGACGAATTTTAGAAGTCGGTTAATGCTTAATTATCTACAATAACTTACACGCTGAAACCACGTATGGAGTTTGAATGTatactaaaagaaatatttatagattttatttagcaaagttttaatttaaacgtatTAGATAGTAGATTAGTAGATAAAGCATTTTTATCacagatatttatatatctactgGAAATCAAGTCTCTACTCCTTGTCTCGTTCTAAATTAGTTGAGATTTTTAtaagtttgtaatttatatgtacagacatttttaaaaaatacaaaattaaaataaacagaacaaattacacattacaaatttaaatcagaaacacgccgtctaaaagattgtcctgtggcattgtacccaagactggcactgttgcctctctgcaccgctagactcagcctttgggctgaATAAGCGCTAGCtattgggtcaccagaagtgtggaccagtttcttagaaatatcttttatgattctttttgtatcggacgaccatggactcaatgtttcaaaacccagccccgcaaattcatattcgttggataaaagtgaatatttgcggcgcttgagtatttgagcagcttcagcggctgcactggcCTTACGAGACGTATTCTAGATATGAAATACTTCCAGTGAATCTACGCAAGTTGCATCCCACACAAGAACACATCCCATGAACACGACCATGGCACTAATGTCGCTCCATCGGGTCTTTTGCGATCATCTCTGCATAAACCATTCGGTTTCAAAGTAGCAGGAATCGATGCTGTGACAAAAGCTCGACGAAGTATGTCATTAAGAGATCCATGGCGATATGCTCGGCCAGCACTTTTGCGGCAGCTAAGTCCATGGCGTCCGAAATGGTCCACCTGGGTACCACAGGGACATGTGTGAGGCTCGCACACCTTTAAACCTAAGCCAAGGCATACGGCCATGCGTATCGTTGCCCGATCAATTACCATCCCTAGATTTTTAGAAGGGAGAGCCTGAAGCCAGTGGCCTGAATCTCTTTCAGATATATTGTTTATCTCTCTCTTATGTGTTGAATTAAACagtacacattaaaaaaattaaaagttgacAACttcatatgtatttactaaCACTGAAAAAGGACGAGCTGAGtggataaaatgataaaaatatttttgaactgTATAAATaggtattgtataaaaaatatttattaagcaaatctgtcttagattaaatattatttgttaacgaAAGATTAAATCTTCTTAGCATTTTAGAAGCATTATTCGACAGAAATAAGCAATTTTTCTTTAGAAAATTGCATTGTCATTTTGAATCTTCTAGATTTCAATTCATGCGATGACGGTATCTTAAAAGCCATAGAAACGtttgtctttatatatatattagaataataacgaatgatattatattttaatataaaggtaTTAATGTATGTTTCATTCAAATAGTCCAATTTAAAGTCAAATTGCGAAAAAAAAGTTGGGAATCCCTGACTGTTCTAAGAAATTTAAagcaattgaataatatttatttaagctatgtgtttgcaataaaaaaaccgAACAATCGTAAGAACATGACATTAACAGTAGGTaggtattaagtttttttagcCGAATCTCTCTCCTTCACGTATATAATATTGCATTCAAATgatgtcattaaaatattataaatagatgaggaaaaaactaactaaaatagtatttaaaaaaaattatatttataaatatgtggacgggcagatgggcgacctgatggtaagatgTAACAAACGTCTGTCATTGGCaccgtatgaaatattaacgatgGTTAAGCATCACCAATCTGCAAGCAACCTTTTttttgctggaaaaacgcattacccgtttcccccacgggaacagtagggGGGTATGaagggctcgccgatgtccgaggcgccgggTGCGccacgaacatcggaatacccactaaaaaaccaacgaTACCCTTTCCATAACGAGGAGctccacgggatcgcttgcgcatgctaccgcgaatCTGCAagcaaccttgggacctaagctgttatgtcccttgtgtctgtaattatactggcacATTTACCCTTTAAAACGGAaataactaagtattgctgtttggtggtagaatatgtaatgaatgGGGTGACTACACAGACgggtattcatttattattattacgatcaTTACACAATCATCAATGGATGCTtccgaattataaatacaaacacgAAGGCCGGGtaagaaaatatgtatgtaatttctcacttttaatactaaaataatatgtatcaatTAATCTTtcgataataatatcatatattacaatagtcaaaaaaaatactaaacaagcctaaagtaattttaattaagcacataaattatcacaatatatatttttcactctCTGTCATGTTTGATTTGACCTTCAAAAAAGAAGACAATGCATTGTATAACCAGCAACACCTTAACAACACGTGTAGGTgaaaccttatttatttaaaaccacaaaagaaaattatgacTAGGTACGATGTTACATGATGACCATATCTGGATCTGGCTGGATGACATAATACGCAAACTGGTTTAAAGTGAGATTGATAAAAAATAGGATTTAAGAAAATGTCATTTATAATGGGTCTACACAAAGCCGGTCCAATTAGTTTATTACAACATTTCAAAATACCTTCAACGCTATATTTGTaacattagttttaaaataaatccaacTCGCATGGTTATTGACCTTCACCCGATCGCCTTGACCagtagtacatatatacatatatcgctTTATATTTCTCTATCGTTATATATACTCTATCGTATAGTCTATTATCGCAAATACTGGCTTTTTTACGGCTATCAATTAACGAAACAATTACCAAACCGTTTCAAATAATAGTTTgcttataaagttaaaaagctTTACTTTTCGGTAAATTATACTTATCCTTTTATATAATCCAGACAACGTACATGCAAGATGTCACGATAATCCGTTGAGGAGTTAACATGTTAACGCGTAaccaacaaataaacaaaattactttagcatttataatattagttgaatGATAAAGAGATCTGTAATTTatgatgtttttattactttcacgCAAAACTACTAATCTATTGTAATTGACATTACGATAGTTTATAATTCAGGcacgacaaatatatatatttccgacaaaggtatatttataacaaaaatatattaaaaaaaatataaaaatatattataaaaatatctatatcattatgttatatttttccgTACTTAATGAAAGACTt
This genomic stretch from Nymphalis io chromosome 17, ilAglIoxx1.1, whole genome shotgun sequence harbors:
- the LOC126774764 gene encoding ufm1-specific protease 1 produces the protein MSTQLATNVHEGLHLNFSKNCYLVCGNYEYYHYLCDGFDDRGWGCGYRTLQTICSWMKLNFNNSVEVPSIKNVQNILVEMQDKPQSFLNSRQWIGSFEVCLVIDKLFDVPSKILHVNKGDNLENIIDNLKNHFEKFGSPIMMGGDVDCSSKGIMGVHVNGVDSSLLVVDPHYVGKEPSNDFLQNKGWVKWQPIKEFLSMSFYNLCLPQAYAKCKKI